The following proteins are co-located in the Candidatus Phytoplasma asteris genome:
- a CDS encoding SVM family protein codes for MLNLKNQFSRINLFFISLGLLFLVNHHPVMAIENKKICNLNMKIHNIWIQKKEDIVSHVINKNIDQIFSYLTLDYPCYNSSTNNKNDLCWRIKEPPNNLLFVFFDSGIRSNEDEFYSLEDLNEMGNGAKNMYIFWLTKTLYPQIKTQKDIINKEIFYQLKIKLKNIEIEKLNIELNLFKEIKLQLEKEIDNQTNIYLNTKKIILNLENYINNLEEINKKNQNINLENEKLKQQLNLKYIELQKEKEKFLNQQNNINKLQQELNQKTTTYMGIFNSLYKKIF; via the coding sequence ATGTTAAATTTAAAAAATCAATTTAGTAGAATAAATTTATTCTTTATTAGCTTAGGATTGTTGTTTTTGGTTAATCATCATCCAGTGATGGCAATAGAAAATAAAAAAATATGCAATCTAAATATGAAGATTCATAATATTTGGATTCAAAAAAAAGAAGATATTGTGTCTCATGTTATAAATAAAAATATTGATCAAATATTTAGTTATTTAACTTTAGATTATCCTTGTTATAATAGCTCCACCAATAATAAAAATGATCTTTGCTGGCGTATTAAAGAACCTCCTAATAATTTATTATTTGTTTTTTTTGATAGTGGAATTAGATCTAATGAAGATGAATTTTATTCTTTAGAAGATCTAAATGAAATGGGCAATGGAGCAAAAAATATGTATATTTTTTGGTTAACAAAAACATTATATCCACAAATTAAAACTCAAAAAGATATTATAAATAAAGAAATATTTTACCAATTAAAAATAAAATTGAAAAATATTGAAATAGAAAAATTAAATATTGAATTAAATTTATTTAAAGAAATAAAATTACAATTAGAAAAAGAAATAGATAACCAAACAAATATTTATCTTAATACAAAAAAAATTATTCTAAATCTAGAAAATTATATAAATAATTTAGAAGAAATTAACAAAAAAAACCAAAATATTAATTTAGAAAATGAAAAATTAAAACAACAATTAAACTTAAAATATATAGAATTACAAAAAGAAAAAGAAAAATTTTTAAATCAACAAAATAATATAAACAAATTACAACAAGAATTAAATCAAAAAACAACTACTTATATGGGTATTTTTAATTCATTGTATAAAAAAATATTTTAA
- a CDS encoding ATPase: MTEQLQNQLQEQKTLIETKNKELINNQALSEQEKQALQQEINQLTTNFQQKEKEYQATIYQKDQEITHLNQIINEQANEINRLSEELEQQIDKWVKQGLHIEALEGTIKALENASSRYIEENAELRHEINKLKEQIKDEQKAHEATKVKLKEEENKLIEKTKKFDELDENFKNQKITYSAAIQPLKTVFKEDVRQRIRGAKENVEKVTSWFKKWF; the protein is encoded by the coding sequence ATGACCGAACAACTCCAAAACCAACTCCAAGAACAAAAAACCTTAATTGAAACTAAAAACAAAGAATTAATAAATAATCAAGCTTTATCTGAACAAGAAAAACAAGCACTCCAACAGGAAATCAATCAATTGACTACTAATTTTCAACAAAAAGAAAAAGAATATCAAGCAACTATCTACCAAAAAGACCAAGAAATCACCCACTTAAACCAAATCATCAACGAACAAGCAAATGAAATTAATCGTTTAAGCGAAGAATTAGAACAACAAATCGATAAATGGGTGAAACAAGGCCTTCACATTGAAGCTTTAGAAGGAACCATTAAAGCTTTAGAAAACGCTTCTAGCAGATACATCGAAGAAAACGCCGAACTCCGTCATGAAATCAACAAACTCAAAGAACAAATAAAAGACGAACAAAAAGCCCATGAAGCAACTAAAGTAAAATTAAAAGAAGAAGAAAATAAATTAATCGAAAAAACAAAAAAATTTGACGAACTTGATGAAAATTTTAAAAACCAAAAGATTACCTATAGTGCCGCAATTCAACCTTTAAAAACAGTATTTAAAGAAGATGTAAGACAAAGAATTAGGGGTGCAAAAGAAAATGTTGAAAAAGTAACTTCTTGGTTCAAAAAATGGTTTTAA
- a CDS encoding replicative DNA helicase, with translation MLTSEQKALKQLINYIDQGQWEKLNLYCQIINPKNLLDPKNTKIFTALKYLFLEKQTSHPWDKPTTKSIIIKELLIYLQTNFPQYNFTLDSLNYLNDDFNNQNNTHFLDNLKHTYTQEKLFQQLIKIISPTYENQDPYHKNLYYQEIFDKLRNFISSIPHKNDKTHFTLNQMASLHPEFFDTDQQSKQKIQEEYYRLSETFKRLNQSTKGFKKGQIITIGGYTGLGKTTFVYNLLLDIAKTKHKEISHYPHILVFSYEMTLEENLNRLLAHQTQIPLDVILDKNFEDTNITPLKYTERMKIAKQFFANINLSFSYDKSKNIDYVIDLVYRLHLEKQVEIIVIDHLQITKTTNHLENDRLAIDEIMTKLKKLAIELNIVIIILSQFSRDTYSNQQGKSPEITALKGSGGIETNSDIVLMMSEFQPKLSKDKEKPINIYNSTLEELYSDYNDNENQKIIEVCIKKNRSGTKKTLIYHFEMTTQTFQEIGYVLPYKIETYY, from the coding sequence ATGTTAACCAGTGAACAAAAAGCGTTAAAACAATTAATAAATTATATCGACCAAGGCCAATGGGAAAAGTTAAACCTTTATTGCCAAATAATCAATCCCAAAAATTTACTTGACCCCAAAAATACAAAAATATTTACAGCTTTAAAATATTTATTTTTAGAAAAACAAACATCTCATCCATGGGACAAACCCACTACAAAATCCATTATTATCAAAGAGTTATTAATATATTTACAAACTAATTTCCCACAATATAATTTTACTTTAGATTCTTTAAATTATTTAAATGATGATTTTAATAACCAAAATAATACTCATTTTTTAGACAATCTAAAACATACCTATACTCAAGAAAAACTATTTCAACAATTAATAAAAATCATTAGCCCAACATACGAAAACCAAGACCCATACCACAAAAATTTATATTACCAAGAAATATTTGATAAATTAAGAAATTTTATCTCTTCAATCCCCCACAAAAACGATAAAACACACTTTACTTTAAACCAAATGGCCTCTTTACATCCTGAATTTTTTGATACCGATCAACAATCAAAACAAAAAATCCAAGAAGAATATTACCGTTTATCAGAAACTTTTAAAAGACTCAACCAATCCACAAAAGGATTTAAAAAAGGTCAAATCATAACTATTGGGGGGTATACTGGATTAGGTAAAACAACTTTTGTCTATAATCTTCTTTTAGATATAGCAAAAACCAAACACAAAGAAATATCTCATTATCCTCATATTTTGGTATTTTCTTATGAAATGACCTTAGAAGAAAATTTAAATCGTTTATTAGCCCACCAAACTCAAATTCCTCTAGATGTTATTTTAGATAAAAATTTTGAAGATACCAATATCACACCTCTCAAATACACGGAAAGGATGAAAATAGCAAAACAATTTTTCGCCAACATAAATTTATCATTTAGTTATGATAAAAGCAAAAATATTGATTATGTAATCGATTTAGTTTATCGCCTTCATTTAGAAAAACAAGTCGAAATCATCGTCATTGACCACCTTCAAATCACCAAAACCACCAATCATTTAGAAAACGACCGTCTAGCCATTGACGAAATTATGACCAAACTCAAAAAATTAGCCATTGAATTAAACATCGTTATTATCATTTTATCTCAATTTTCAAGAGATACATACAGCAATCAACAAGGTAAATCACCAGAAATAACAGCTTTAAAAGGCAGTGGTGGAATTGAAACTAACTCCGATATCGTCTTAATGATGTCTGAATTCCAACCCAAACTATCCAAAGACAAAGAAAAACCAATAAATATATATAATTCAACCTTAGAAGAGCTATATTCAGATTATAATGACAATGAAAATCAAAAAATAATCGAAGTATGTATCAAAAAAAATAGAAGTGGTACCAAAAAAACCTTAATTTATCACTTTGAAATGACCACTCAAACCTTCCAAGAAATCGGTTATGTTTTGCCTTATAAAATAGAAACTTATTATTAA
- a CDS encoding ATPase, whose amino-acid sequence MTEQLQNQLQEQKSLIETKNQELITNQALSEQEKQVLQNEINQLTTNFQQKEKEYQATIYQKDQEITQLNQIINEQANEINRLSEELEQQIDKWVQQGLHIEALEGTIKALENVSGKYLEENAELRHEINKLKEQIKEEQKAHETTKITLKEKSDQLTTEKEELDKIDKILKNQEKTYSAAIQPLKTKFKENIKQTINGTKENVNKVTSWFKKWF is encoded by the coding sequence ATGACTGAACAACTCCAAAACCAACTCCAAGAACAAAAATCGTTAATCGAAACCAAAAATCAAGAATTAATAACCAATCAAGCTTTATCAGAACAAGAAAAACAAGTACTCCAAAATGAAATCAATCAATTAACTACTAATTTTCAACAAAAAGAAAAAGAATATCAAGCAACTATCTACCAAAAAGACCAAGAAATCACCCAACTAAACCAAATCATCAATGAACAAGCCAATGAAATTAACCGTTTAAGCGAGGAATTAGAACAACAAATCGATAAATGGGTGCAACAAGGCCTTCACATTGAAGCTTTAGAAGGAACCATTAAAGCTTTAGAAAACGTCTCTGGTAAATATCTTGAAGAAAACGCCGAACTCCGTCATGAAATCAATAAACTCAAAGAACAAATAAAAGAAGAACAAAAAGCTCATGAAACAACTAAAATAACCTTAAAAGAAAAAAGCGATCAATTAACCACCGAAAAAGAGGAATTAGACAAAATTGACAAAATTCTCAAAAATCAAGAAAAAACCTATAGTGCCGCAATTCAACCTTTGAAAACAAAATTTAAAGAAAATATAAAACAAACAATTAACGGTACAAAGGAAAATGTTAATAAAGTAACTTCTTGGTTCAAAAAATGGTTTTAA
- a CDS encoding AAA family ATPase, whose protein sequence is MTLNKKIYLSLIGLLSLGLLILLIFGITHSRPPTKNLSLTKQPSSTKQQKIENQIKLEQTKIKELQQKDYTLKTQIDENVKTLTDIITKIKTLQTELTNNPQLTPTIKTQKQQQLTELKTQQQTQQTLVDNLLEQRKALNQNQKEKQEELEKLAQEKAQLQTQENLQQQISQLNQALNYVEANQKRIEELKTQKEYRKNQTELKNLNDFQLFLTDQKLAFEKQKKNLTIQLNHLKENKPLPHTKKQVTFKDVYGMETEKEELDDLLSYFRTNQSLINFDKVRPKGYLLYGPPGTGKTFLIKALCGEANVHFINLIPSKFRQKYIGEGEKEVDKVWQEAENHDKTIIFIDEIEGLENRNDSNISSGGVNVINTLLDKLDGFNSSNKKIVLMGVTNNLHKIDTALRSRFSKEIYIGHLKDHEIEGYLKHIITPYQISYHTFLALKEITQLCQGKNLSNRDLTTIIEEAYKKTAKWAQQNPQTHEVMLPSDIEEVLQLKLKTKPDYQQIKQRRTACENQYAQWREGILQYLDKPKDETKIETNFTFDGLNGINYYNRRYSQIQTELNNINQQLTKIHQENKIPQLEQELVTLNQTPDKYEQTIKDKNQEIIDIKNKLKNLPAQEENLRKELKLVENRRELQKEPSNLVCYIKDRHPFDRWNNKGLTYKETSINGFKFSRFDKEDDSQLYLYVKLEKQFKENSSGNCLILKYQGPKHFLDDDKDYYLGRARVSDSNFELTNFHLHFNPVRKTLSIFKDKHNVINPNIQ, encoded by the coding sequence ATGACATTAAACAAAAAAATTTATCTGAGTTTGATCGGATTATTAAGTTTAGGTTTATTGATTTTATTAATCTTTGGCATCACTCATTCTCGTCCACCAACTAAAAACCTATCATTAACTAAACAACCCTCATCAACAAAACAACAAAAGATCGAAAACCAAATCAAATTAGAACAAACCAAAATCAAAGAATTACAACAAAAAGATTACACCTTAAAAACCCAAATTGATGAGAATGTTAAAACTTTAACCGACATTATTACCAAAATTAAAACTCTCCAAACCGAATTAACTAATAATCCTCAATTAACTCCGACCATCAAAACCCAAAAACAACAACAATTAACCGAACTAAAAACCCAACAACAAACCCAACAAACCTTAGTCGATAATTTATTAGAACAAAGAAAAGCGTTAAACCAAAATCAAAAAGAAAAACAAGAAGAATTAGAAAAATTAGCTCAAGAAAAAGCCCAACTTCAAACCCAAGAAAACCTCCAACAACAAATTTCCCAATTAAACCAAGCTCTTAATTATGTCGAAGCTAATCAAAAAAGAATTGAAGAATTAAAAACGCAAAAAGAATATCGAAAAAATCAAACTGAATTAAAAAATCTAAATGATTTTCAACTGTTCTTAACTGATCAAAAATTAGCTTTTGAAAAACAAAAGAAAAATTTAACTATCCAATTAAATCATTTAAAAGAAAATAAACCTCTTCCTCATACTAAAAAACAAGTGACATTCAAAGATGTTTACGGTATGGAAACAGAAAAAGAAGAATTAGATGATTTATTAAGTTATTTTCGAACAAACCAATCCTTAATTAACTTTGATAAAGTTCGTCCCAAAGGTTATTTACTTTATGGACCGCCTGGAACAGGAAAAACCTTTTTAATTAAAGCTCTTTGTGGAGAAGCGAACGTGCACTTTATTAACTTAATTCCTTCCAAATTCCGCCAAAAATACATCGGTGAAGGAGAAAAAGAAGTGGATAAAGTGTGGCAAGAAGCCGAAAACCACGATAAAACCATTATCTTTATTGATGAAATTGAAGGATTAGAAAATCGTAATGATTCTAACATTTCTTCAGGAGGAGTTAATGTTATCAATACTTTATTAGATAAATTAGATGGTTTTAATAGTAGTAATAAAAAAATTGTCTTAATGGGAGTGACGAATAACCTTCATAAAATTGATACCGCTTTACGCAGTCGTTTCAGTAAAGAAATCTATATCGGTCATTTAAAAGATCATGAAATTGAAGGTTATTTAAAACATATTATCACCCCTTATCAAATTAGTTATCATACTTTCTTAGCTTTAAAAGAGATTACCCAATTATGTCAAGGCAAAAATCTTTCTAACCGTGATTTAACCACGATCATCGAAGAAGCTTACAAAAAAACAGCTAAATGGGCTCAACAAAACCCTCAAACCCATGAAGTCATGTTGCCTTCTGATATCGAAGAAGTCTTACAACTAAAATTAAAAACAAAACCCGATTATCAACAAATAAAACAACGCCGAACAGCTTGTGAAAATCAATACGCTCAATGGCGTGAAGGAATCCTTCAATATTTAGATAAACCTAAAGATGAAACCAAAATAGAAACCAATTTTACTTTTGATGGTTTAAACGGAATTAACTATTACAATCGTCGCTATTCTCAAATCCAAACGGAATTAAATAATATTAATCAGCAATTAACTAAAATCCACCAAGAAAACAAAATTCCACAATTAGAACAAGAATTAGTAACCTTAAACCAAACACCTGACAAATACGAACAAACCATTAAAGATAAAAACCAAGAAATCATCGATATTAAAAATAAACTTAAAAATCTTCCAGCTCAAGAAGAAAATTTAAGAAAAGAATTAAAGCTGGTCGAAAATCGTCGTGAACTTCAAAAAGAACCTTCTAACCTTGTATGTTACATCAAAGATCGTCATCCTTTCGACCGTTGGAACAATAAAGGGTTAACTTATAAGGAAACCTCCATTAATGGATTTAAATTTTCTCGTTTCGATAAAGAAGATGACAGTCAATTATATCTATATGTGAAATTAGAAAAACAATTCAAAGAAAACTCAAGTGGCAACTGTTTAATCCTTAAATACCAAGGCCCTAAACACTTCTTAGATGACGACAAAGACTACTACCTTGGTCGCGCTCGTGTTTCCGATTCCAACTTCGAACTAACTAACTTCCACCTCCACTTCAACCCTGTCCGCAAAACTTTATCCATTTTTAAAGATAAACATAATGTAATTAATCCCAATATCCAATAA
- a CDS encoding effector protein, translating into MGNKNSSNNSEISNDKEYALYVKAELAIQSELTILKLNNEKKSELSHKQKCITTEINKYNKRKNNNRLSEQPESSRQNISSAINDDENELSDDELQPMNLMKRNYKCPIDKSESSKKNDYKK; encoded by the coding sequence ATGGGTAATAAAAATAGTAGTAATAATAGTGAAATTTCTAATGATAAAGAATATGCCTTATATGTAAAAGCAGAATTAGCAATACAAAGCGAATTAACAATTTTAAAACTTAATAACGAAAAAAAATCAGAACTTTCACATAAACAAAAATGTATTACAACAGAAATCAACAAATATAATAAAAGAAAAAACAATAATAGATTATCTGAACAACCAGAAAGTTCTAGACAAAATATCAGTTCTGCAATAAATGATGATGAAAACGAATTATCAGATGATGAACTTCAACCTATGAATTTAATGAAAAGAAATTATAAATGTCCAATTGATAAATCAGAAAGTTCCAAAAAGAATGATTATAAAAAATAA
- a CDS encoding HU family DNA-binding protein has protein sequence MTKKELIKKIAEVNKTSISKTEEFYHIFEKTLIEAITTNEEVVLSPQIGKFQLKPRKAYIGRNPKTKKKLKIPAKTVVAFKLSKSIKDKAKTLILK, from the coding sequence ATGACTAAAAAAGAATTAATTAAAAAAATCGCTGAGGTAAATAAAACCTCAATTTCAAAAACAGAAGAATTTTATCATATCTTCGAAAAGACTTTAATCGAAGCAATTACTACTAATGAAGAAGTAGTTTTATCACCTCAAATCGGTAAATTCCAATTAAAACCAAGAAAAGCCTACATCGGTAGAAACCCTAAAACAAAGAAAAAATTAAAAATTCCTGCGAAAACAGTAGTCGCTTTTAAACTTTCAAAATCCATTAAAGATAAAGCGAAAACTTTAATTTTAAAATAA
- a CDS encoding single-stranded DNA-binding protein: MLNKVQLIGRISHDLEKQYINSNNEQIPKIDFQLAVNLKEITQFIPCVAFRKKAENMKKYLHKGSKIYLEGLLSIQKYTNNEGQTKINTKVILQNVIFLDNKPQETLPF; encoded by the coding sequence ATGTTAAATAAAGTTCAATTAATAGGCCGTATAAGCCATGATTTAGAAAAACAATATATCAATTCAAACAACGAACAAATCCCTAAAATCGATTTTCAATTAGCGGTTAACCTTAAAGAGATAACCCAATTCATCCCTTGTGTCGCTTTTCGAAAAAAAGCCGAAAACATGAAGAAATATTTACATAAAGGTTCGAAAATTTATCTTGAAGGGCTTTTATCCATTCAAAAATATACGAATAATGAAGGTCAAACTAAAATTAACACTAAAGTTATTCTTCAAAACGTGATCTTTTTAGATAATAAACCTCAAGAAACTTTACCTTTTTAA
- a CDS encoding YqaJ viral recombinase family protein: MRIKNLNQRTQLWYQHRKKYINASEIAAITGLDPFRSMTQLVHDKLFGTTFTANQYTLHGQKMEPIDRQFFIQKTNLTFEDTIFTDDQVNIFSASLDGYNEQHQAVLEIKCPFVNENQEFSSTWTNFLTHPQLENIPQYYWDQVQCQLYCSQAKFAYFLVYFNDQNYHVVRIYQDNQFISKMIQDSEKYLTLLTKSKEELSQTTYLKRLSKFK; encoded by the coding sequence ATGAGAATCAAAAACTTAAATCAAAGAACCCAATTATGGTATCAACACCGCAAAAAATACATTAACGCTTCCGAAATTGCTGCGATTACAGGTTTAGATCCGTTCCGTTCCATGACACAATTAGTCCATGATAAACTCTTTGGTACCACTTTTACGGCTAATCAATATACATTGCATGGGCAAAAAATGGAACCGATCGATCGCCAGTTTTTCATACAAAAAACCAATTTAACTTTTGAAGACACCATTTTCACTGATGATCAAGTTAACATTTTTTCCGCATCTTTAGATGGTTACAATGAACAACATCAAGCTGTTTTAGAAATTAAATGTCCTTTCGTTAACGAAAACCAAGAATTCTCATCCACTTGGACTAATTTTTTAACTCACCCTCAACTAGAAAATATCCCTCAATACTACTGGGACCAAGTTCAATGCCAATTATATTGTAGTCAAGCTAAATTTGCTTACTTTTTGGTTTATTTTAACGACCAAAACTATCATGTGGTACGAATTTATCAAGATAATCAATTTATCTCTAAAATGATTCAAGATAGCGAAAAATACTTAACACTTTTAACCAAATCCAAAGAAGAATTATCACAAACAACTTATTTAAAACGATTAAGTAAATTTAAATAA
- a CDS encoding N-6 DNA methylase: MYRVDRNNFFKNEKKSTIYAPSWVSQFLYDILSPQIKCGLIFDPCVGEGSLLLPWQEKGFDVLGVDVEKTSFPDLIHKNFLELSQKDLKKQKISLVITNPPFNLDFKTKSYVKKKYGGRPLLPELWLKKIIEIFGKDMPIVLFTPYGFRLNQSLNSKRLQKFINQEYPEITSIISLPKDVFENVVFHSEILIFNVNNLKPHYFCRGAMI; encoded by the coding sequence ATGTATCGAGTTGATAGAAATAATTTTTTTAAAAATGAAAAAAAATCTACTATTTATGCTCCTAGTTGGGTATCGCAATTTTTATATGATATTTTATCACCTCAAATTAAATGCGGTTTGATTTTTGATCCCTGCGTTGGTGAAGGTTCTTTGTTATTACCTTGGCAAGAAAAAGGTTTTGATGTTTTGGGGGTCGATGTAGAAAAAACCTCCTTTCCTGATTTAATTCATAAAAATTTTTTAGAATTAAGCCAAAAAGATTTAAAGAAACAAAAAATATCTTTGGTAATAACCAACCCCCCTTTTAATTTAGATTTTAAAACTAAAAGTTATGTTAAGAAAAAATACGGCGGTCGTCCATTGTTACCTGAGTTGTGGTTAAAAAAAATAATTGAAATTTTTGGCAAAGATATGCCAATTGTTTTATTCACACCTTATGGATTTAGACTTAATCAATCACTAAATAGCAAGCGATTACAAAAATTTATAAATCAAGAATATCCTGAAATTACTTCTATTATTAGTCTTCCAAAAGACGTTTTTGAAAATGTTGTTTTTCATTCAGAAATTTTAATTTTTAATGTTAACAATTTAAAACCACATTATTTTTGTAGAGGAGCGATGATTTAA
- a CDS encoding SVM family protein (Sequence-variable mosaic (SVM) proteins are highly divergent, but recognized by the shared signal peptide region that defines them.): MFKLQNQFKIINICLFFLLLEFLIINNTQIMAAPNEEFVGDMRIINVTVSNINIIKNHETFKKYFDFTLTSPCYNGNIAEFSIMWKIKNSPRNLLGVFFDDGIRDDEDNKYTLEDLKQMGNGAKNMYIFWQYEQK, encoded by the coding sequence ATGTTTAAATTACAAAATCAATTTAAAATAATAAATATTTGTTTATTCTTTTTATTATTAGAATTTTTAATTATTAATAATACTCAAATAATGGCTGCCCCTAATGAAGAGTTTGTTGGTGATATGAGAATCATTAATGTAACTGTATCAAATATTAATATTATTAAAAATCACGAAACATTTAAAAAATATTTTGATTTTACTCTAACTAGTCCGTGTTATAACGGAAACATAGCAGAATTTTCAATTATGTGGAAGATTAAAAATTCACCTCGAAATTTATTAGGTGTTTTTTTTGATGATGGCATTAGAGATGATGAAGATAATAAATATACTTTAGAAGATTTAAAACAAATGGGTAATGGAGCTAAAAATATGTATATTTTTTGGCAATATGAACAAAAATAA
- a CDS encoding SVM family protein (Sequence-variable mosaic (SVM) proteins are highly divergent, but recognized by the shared signal peptide region that defines them.): MFKLQNQFKIINICLLVF, encoded by the coding sequence ATGTTTAAATTACAAAATCAATTTAAAATAATAAATATTTGTTTATTAGTTTTTTGA
- a CDS encoding SVM family protein (Sequence-variable mosaic (SVM) proteins are highly divergent, but recognized by the shared signal peptide region that defines them.): MFKLQNQFKIINICLFVLLGLLLITNNHKIMGMGNNNSSNELNELNEKLNKLLEEQEQNIAKIINIEYHEEIMLESFNNKVHLNHEAINEVKGHIYILTERKIIDEKMNNFIDKRNDTIIQILNSNGSVRIQIILELIKLNKQVDCLNRREQRLNNFLKIYQKDHQNNTSTSY; this comes from the coding sequence ATGTTTAAATTACAAAATCAATTTAAAATAATAAATATTTGTTTGTTTGTTTTATTAGGATTGCTATTAATAACTAATAATCATAAAATTATGGGAATGGGCAATAATAATTCATCAAATGAACTTAATGAATTAAACGAAAAATTAAATAAATTATTAGAAGAACAAGAACAAAATATAGCTAAAATTATAAATATTGAATATCATGAAGAAATAATGTTAGAATCTTTTAATAATAAAGTTCATTTAAATCATGAAGCTATTAATGAAGTTAAAGGACATATTTATATTTTAACCGAAAGAAAAATAATTGATGAAAAAATGAATAATTTTATTGATAAACGTAACGACACAATTATTCAAATATTAAATTCTAACGGTAGTGTTCGTATTCAAATTATTTTAGAACTTATAAAGCTAAATAAACAAGTCGACTGTTTAAATAGAAGAGAACAAAGATTAAACAATTTTTTAAAAATTTATCAAAAAGATCACCAAAATAATACATCTACTAGTTATTAA
- a CDS encoding sigma-70 family RNA polymerase sigma factor, with protein MLREELFKEFLKNKKNLEIRDQLIELHLPLIKKIVNQFKYYPRVLTKEDLYQEGILGLIKALNHYQDLGYDFIAYATPTIKSEIREIIRKSHSPSIPQKNHKKDNLSFQEDFCEPYQINKLNPHQLWLKQVKHENFLKKMKAKLSETEFKIIHLSFGVPLGNINEDYQTSYSNEEIAQKLHLSLKQVENIKNIAIKKLKKTKKR; from the coding sequence ATGTTAAGAGAAGAATTATTTAAAGAATTTTTAAAAAATAAAAAGAATTTAGAAATACGAGATCAATTAATTGAACTTCATTTACCATTAATCAAAAAAATAGTAAATCAATTTAAATATTATCCTCGAGTTTTAACTAAAGAAGATTTATATCAAGAAGGGATTTTAGGATTAATCAAAGCCCTCAATCATTACCAAGATTTAGGTTATGACTTTATCGCTTATGCTACTCCAACCATCAAATCGGAAATAAGAGAAATAATAAGAAAAAGCCATTCTCCTTCAATCCCACAAAAAAATCATAAAAAGGATAATCTTTCTTTTCAAGAAGATTTTTGTGAACCATATCAAATAAATAAACTAAATCCTCATCAATTATGGTTAAAACAAGTTAAGCATGAAAATTTTTTAAAAAAAATGAAAGCAAAATTAAGCGAAACCGAATTCAAAATTATCCATTTAAGTTTTGGTGTTCCTTTAGGGAATATCAACGAAGATTATCAAACTAGTTATTCGAATGAAGAAATAGCCCAAAAACTCCATTTATCTTTAAAACAAGTAGAAAATATTAAAAACATCGCTATCAAAAAATTAAAAAAAACAAAAAAACGTTAA